The bacterium region CATCCTGTCGCGCGACAATTACATTTCCGAGACCGAGCTTCCCCCCGACATCCTGGAAAGCAGCCGTCCGGCCCAGGCTGCGGCCGTGCCCGGGCACAGCGTGCCGGTGGCCCGCAACAACGACGAGCTCAAGCTGGCGCGTGAGGAGGCCACAGCCCGTGCGGTGACCGAGGTGGAACGGGCTTTCCTGGAGGCGGTGCTGGAGGAGTCGGGCGGCAACATCTCGCGCGCCTCCAAGCTGACCGGGATGAACCGCAGCCTGTTCCAGCGGCTGGTAAAAAAGCACGGTTTCCAGTCCGAACGCGACAAGCACCGTCAGGCCTGAAAGTGACGCTCATCAAGTAACAAGTGGAACCCAAGAAGTAACTTCTTGCCTGCTAAACGGTTTGAAGAATTTTCCTGACACGGTTATCGCGTTTCGCAGTTCGGCCTTCACAGGCCTTTCCTTCTCAAACCCTTAAGACAAGCCAAGTTGGGCAGCCAGGGGCCTTTCGGACCCTTTTCCTGCGCTTTGCGCGCTCCCGCAACAATTGGCATGGAAATTGTTAGTATCTTTTTAACTCTAATAATATCTATGTCAGGCGGAAATGAAAAACGACCTTAAAATAACCCTCGCGGCAGCGCTTATGGTTCTCGTGGCGCCGCTGGCGGCCGTGGCGGCTATCCCCAACTACCTGCGCAACGCGATCTCTGTGCCGCGTGGTGTCACGGGGGGCTGGGCGTTTTCGCCCACCGAGACCCCCACCTCCTACCGTCAGGCCGCCCTGCTGGTCAGGGACCCGAAAAACACCACGGACAGCCGGAGCGGTCTGTTCTATGTGGACAACCGCGGCTCCTCGATCAACCTGAGCGCCTACGAGAAGTATTCCGAGGCCGTGGGTGCGGTCAAGGGCGACCTGGACGGGGACGGGCTCGCGGACGCGCTGGTCTGGTTCCGCAGCCGGCCCTATTTCAAGGTCTATTTCGGCGACAAGCCCCTGCGCAACCAGGTGGTCCGGGTCTACGAGGACACGCTGCGCCTGGGCAGCCCCGACACCCTGGCCCTGGCCGACCTCAACGGGGACAACCTGCCCGAGATAATCGCCTGGTACGGCTCGCTGAACTATATCCAGATCCAGTGGCAGGATAGCGTACCCCCCGGAGCCGACCGTTTCCGCCGCTTCGACCTCTACCTTCTGCCTGGGGCCAATTCCGCCGCCCTGTCCGCTTACAGCCCCCGTCTGATTTTCGGCGATTTCAATGCCGACGGCAAGACGGATTTCGTGTTCCACAATTGCCTTTTCAAGGCCGAGGGGCAGGGACGTTTCACCATACTGCCCTACCAGACCCAGGCCGGGATCGGTTTCACCCTGGGCTCGTTCGACCTGGACGGCGACGGGCTGGACGAGCTTATCGCCGCGTCCAACAACGCGACCTACACGCCGGACGTGGCCCACGTGATGAACCTCGACGCGAAAAACATTTTCCAGGACAAGACCACTTTCTCCATCAATTTCCAGGGTGCGACCTACGCGGACTGTTTCGACTACAACGCCGACGGCAACCCGGACCTGCTGTTCGGCGGCGGGCCCACGGTGACCATGCTGCGGGGCATCGCTCCGGGTAAGTACGCCTCTGGCGCTGCCGACACGGTGGTCGCCGGCAGCCGCGGGCTGCAGCTGATCGGCGCCACGGACTGGGGCAACGACGGCATCCTGGACTGGCTGTTCCTCAGCGCCAAATCCGACTCGCTCGTGATCTACTCCCCCGCGGATGCCCGTTACGTGGACAATACGGCCAATGTCGGCCTGGACCGCACCCTGGCCGGCAACGCCGTGGCCGTGGGCGATTACAACAATGACGGCCTGCTGGACATTTACGTGCTGAATTACAAGAGTTACAGCGCCCTGTTCCAGGGCCAGCCCGGCGGCAGGTTCGTGGATGTGGCCGAGCAGGCGGGCGTGGCCCAGGTGAACGACGGGATAAGCTGCGCCTGGGGCGACTACGACAACGACGGTTACAAGGACCTGGTGATCGCCGGGATCAGTCTGCCCAGCAAGCTGTTCCACAACAACGGCAATGGCACTTTTTCCGACAGCACCCGAATCCTTGGCCTCGACCAGTCCGGCCGCCAGCGGGCCACCTCGGTCTGCTGGGGGGATGTCAACCGGGACGGCTGGCTCGACCTGCTGGTGGGCAACTACGACGGGGCCAACTGGCTGCTGGTCAGCCAGAGCGGGCGCAAGTTCCTCGACCGTTCCAGGGATTTCGGACTCACCGAGTCGAACAAGACCGAGAGCGCCACCCTGGTGGATGTGGATGCCGATGGTTGGCTGGACATGGTGACGCTCAACGACGAGGGCCCGATCCGCCTGCTGATGGGCGGCGACAAGGGGTTCACCGACGCCACCGCCAACAGCGGCCTCAATGTGGGCTCCACCTACGCCAAGTTCGGCCAGAGCCAGAGCTGGGGCGATTTCAACGGTGACGGTTACCCGGACCTGTACATCACGCGCGCGCAGGATGTGGACGCGCTGTACATGAATGTCGGCAAGGGCTCCGGCGCGCGTTTCGACCGCAAGTTCTCGGACTATGTGGACGGCCGCTACGGCCGCCTGGCCAGCGCCATCGCCGACCTGGACGAGGACTGCCGTCCCGACCTGCTGATCGCACGCACCTCCGTGTTCGGCTTTTTCAGCGGCAGCTACGGCGACCTGTTTTTCTCCAACCCGGGCCAGTACCCCAACCCCGGCGCGGGGACCAAGAGCACCGATGACGCGGGCCTTCGCCGCGCCGCCGACTCCAGCCTGCCCGTGCCCGCGGACTACGACGGGGACGGCGACCTGGACGTGCTGTATGTCAACTACCTGCCCGACAACCCCTCCGACCTGTTCCACGGCAGCCAGCTCCCGCTGGGCTATTCCGAGAACAAGGGGCTGTTCCAGCGCAACCTGGTGCTGAGGCTCAAGCGGGACAAGCGCAGCCTGATCGGCACGCGCGCCGTGCTGTTCGTGGGCGGCAAAGGCTGGCTCCAGACAGTCCCGGGCGGCGGCGGGCGCATCCAGAACAACGGCACCCT contains the following coding sequences:
- a CDS encoding FG-GAP-like repeat-containing protein, with amino-acid sequence MKNDLKITLAAALMVLVAPLAAVAAIPNYLRNAISVPRGVTGGWAFSPTETPTSYRQAALLVRDPKNTTDSRSGLFYVDNRGSSINLSAYEKYSEAVGAVKGDLDGDGLADALVWFRSRPYFKVYFGDKPLRNQVVRVYEDTLRLGSPDTLALADLNGDNLPEIIAWYGSLNYIQIQWQDSVPPGADRFRRFDLYLLPGANSAALSAYSPRLIFGDFNADGKTDFVFHNCLFKAEGQGRFTILPYQTQAGIGFTLGSFDLDGDGLDELIAASNNATYTPDVAHVMNLDAKNIFQDKTTFSINFQGATYADCFDYNADGNPDLLFGGGPTVTMLRGIAPGKYASGAADTVVAGSRGLQLIGATDWGNDGILDWLFLSAKSDSLVIYSPADARYVDNTANVGLDRTLAGNAVAVGDYNNDGLLDIYVLNYKSYSALFQGQPGGRFVDVAEQAGVAQVNDGISCAWGDYDNDGYKDLVIAGISLPSKLFHNNGNGTFSDSTRILGLDQSGRQRATSVCWGDVNRDGWLDLLVGNYDGANWLLVSQSGRKFLDRSRDFGLTESNKTESATLVDVDADGWLDMVTLNDEGPIRLLMGGDKGFTDATANSGLNVGSTYAKFGQSQSWGDFNGDGYPDLYITRAQDVDALYMNVGKGSGARFDRKFSDYVDGRYGRLASAIADLDEDCRPDLLIARTSVFGFFSGSYGDLFFSNPGQYPNPGAGTKSTDDAGLRRAADSSLPVPADYDGDGDLDVLYVNYLPDNPSDLFHGSQLPLGYSENKGLFQRNLVLRLKRDKRSLIGTRAVLFVGGKGWLQTVPGGGGRIQNNGTLLWSISQNGYADSLVVYWPQKGRQTLAGPLLPGTVEISEDTQSGPTLKLLPSADGTPVTGTITSTSRTVDVTLEARDPSGVKWVRVVFGDSSATRQDTVYGQPLGNDQWKITRRTPLPGNSQRFFFEAADTFGNQSRDPAGGTYSLYNTATGFRGDINRDNKVDINDLVLLLDWLKASSPPLSEAEKALADLNQDGKVDFIDVIILGQLASR